One genomic segment of Mesorhizobium shangrilense includes these proteins:
- the tnpA gene encoding IS66-like element accessory protein TnpA, protein MTISELTLKSRDEEPVRRLEIFTGSGRRREWLPEEKARIVAESYDAGGTVSAVARRHALSPQQLFAWRRFARVPLANAPAPEPLFVPAVVAAQEPEPAGKRARSTRKRKAARETGVIELEIDGVAMRVGRGADARTVAAVIRALKAPS, encoded by the coding sequence ATGACGATTTCAGAGCTTACGCTTAAGTCCAGGGACGAGGAGCCGGTTCGACGGCTTGAGATATTCACGGGTTCTGGACGGCGGCGCGAATGGTTGCCGGAGGAGAAGGCGCGGATCGTGGCGGAAAGCTACGATGCTGGCGGGACCGTGAGCGCGGTGGCTCGGCGACATGCATTGTCCCCGCAGCAGCTGTTCGCCTGGCGCCGGTTCGCGCGGGTGCCGTTGGCGAATGCGCCGGCACCGGAGCCGTTGTTTGTTCCAGCGGTGGTCGCGGCACAGGAGCCCGAACCGGCGGGGAAGCGCGCGAGATCGACACGGAAGCGGAAGGCCGCGCGAGAAACCGGCGTGATAGAGCTGGAGATTGACGGCGTCGCCATGCGGGTCGGTCGTGGCGCCGACGCCAGGACGGTGGCGGCGGTGATCCGTGCGCTGAAGGCGCCGTCGTGA